AGAAGCATTGGAGCATTTGATACGTGAAATCCAGGAATTGGAAGCACTGGGTGTGAAGTTAACATGCAATGGTGAAGACAAAACCTTCTGAATAACAATCACAACAGTCTCAGCAGATGATCTCTCCTCACGCAGGGTTGCAGGGTTGAGAAAAAAACGTTTCCTCTGGTCGCATTTGTCGCTTCCAGACATTGCATCGATGTATTGGCATCAAAAAAGCCTGTTGCTTCTCTCAGCTGAATCATGTGCCATCTCCCATTATGTATCTGTTTCCACCAGACGTCATGCATAACATTCACGAGGGCATCATACCCACATTGCTCAGACTGGTGTTGCAACAATTACTCTTGTCCAGATCAACTATGAGGTTGAGAACTTGTCTTATGGCAACGAGATGTGTCTTCTAAACCTGCTCCACTATCCGAGAGAGTCCAAAGGAAGAATGGCCATCTATCAGGAAGTTCATCAGAACAATTAGCACGTTTTCGTTTACTCCCCCAAATGATTGGTAGTCAAATACAAAATGGCAGTGCTTGGAATCTCTACGTCCTGTTTCGAGAGGTATCTGATGTCATCTTGGCCAGCATTTTAAGATGATCCTAGATCCCATATCTGGCAGAAAAAAATCACAGAATTTCAAGCTCTCTTCCAGGAGCTGTTTCCAGGGAAGACAATCGCAAAGATGCACTACCTAGTCCACTACCCTAGCCTGCTATGGACCTTTGATGCACCAGTCCTCCATGCGATTTGAAGCGAAACACCAGTATTTCAAGAGGCTCTTAGCAGTTGTGGAAAACCGTAAAAATACAACGAAGACCCTGGCTAAAAGACATTAGCTCTGACAATGCTGGGAGCAAACCAACAACAACTGCCTTGGCAACAACAACACACTGTATGGACACAAGAGACTTCCAACTGAGACGTCCCACTGCATGCACTTCCAAACTCTGCCCATGTAGTGTTAAGTGCCAGATTCGGATGAAATCATCAGAGCAAAATGTGTCTCCAAGACAATGTCCATTGCAGTGAACAACGAGCGGTACAATGTAGGAGACTATCTGGTTATTGACACTCATTCAGAAGAGATTCATGTGTTCATGGAAGTGTGTGGAATATACAGATTCCTTGGTGCTGGTGTGGTAAAGTACTGCTACCAGCCAGTTTCAACAACCATCACCACGCAGACATGGTTCAACACAGTCAACAATGGTTTCTATAAGTCCTGTTGAGGAGATGGATTTCCATGGGTTAGATGGATACAGGGACCCAGAGGGAAGAGTGTCCATTCCATTCTGCCACTGGTTTGCGGTTAGTTCAAATCATAGATTTATTCATTTAGGAAGCACAATGCACTTTTATTTTCATATGGGTTTCCTATTCTGATACACACTAACCAAAACACTGACATGTTCTTTTTATTTAGGGTATTTTTCCCCACAGAACACCAAATTGATGGAGAGACATTGATGTCATTGGACCAAAGAATAGTGGAGCAAATTGTGTCAGTAGTCTAAGTTTGAATCAAATTCACAAAATTAATCCAAAAGCTGTAAATATGTAAGTCAATGTATGACTATCATCTGCATCATTGATTCTATCACAGTGATCCTATTCACATTCACATTCTCTGCTCTTTTGTTTTCTTTCTGAGCCTGAAAGCACAATAAACGGTATTATTGTCAGTTCCCAGCAAACAGCCCAGCAAATGACCCAGCAGCATCTGTCCAGCACAATGACCCAGCATCTGTCCAGCAAAATGACCCGCCATCTGTCCAGCACAATGACCCAGCAGCATCTGTCCAGCAAAATGACTCAGCATCTGTCCAGCAAAATGACTCACCATCTGTCCAGCACAATGACCCAGCAGCATCTGTCCAGCAAAATGacccagtgtaacagtataactttagaccgtcccctcgcccatacccaggcgcgaaccagggaccctctgcacacatcaacaacagtcacccacgaagcatcgttacccatcgctccacaaaagccgcagcccttgcagagcaaggggaactactacttcaaggtctcagagcaagtgacgtcaccgattgaaacactatttagcacgaacaccgctaactagctagccatttcacatctgttacatcagcatctgtcCAGCAAAATGACCCAGGATCTGCCCAGCAAAATCACCCATTAATTAGCCTTCAGCATGATATATCAACTGGCCAGCAACAGGAAACATAATTCAGCCCGAATCTGGCCATCTGGGCTTTTAGACTTCCAGAATTTCCAGACGTATTAAAAGAAAAACCTGAAAGAAAATGTGACGATCTCCGTTGCCCTGCGGTTCTCTCGAAGTGGAGGTCTCAGATTGGGCAGGTGTTGTTTGCCTTCATGTGTACCTATACTTGGTGAGTATAGTTATGTAGTAAACTGATGTTAGCTTAATGTTAATGATATAAGTTCATACatgcttgtttgtgtgtttgtgtgtgtgcatcagcctgagcccttctcctgtctctgtcctccatACTCTGTCTTCTCATAATCACTGCAGCTTATAGCATAGCACATAGTCAACTTCTACATGATGATAATCAACACCATCAGTCAATGTCATTTGTATTATGAACATAATTGTTAGTCTAACTATATTCTTGTATGTTTCTACTCTCGTTGAGAGACCAGACAGTGAAGGGATATGTACGAATTCTTCAGTTTTCATACTCACGCTAATAACCTTTTTACACTATTGTGCCTACCCAGATCATAATGTGCTGGCTTGGATATTTTCTTCTCACATTGTTAAACCATCACATTTCCAGCAGCATAACAAGACCATCTCTATTCTGCTCCTCTGACCTCGGTCCCAATAATCCATCATTTCTCCTctccacattttattttttaaggaGTCATGGAACGGCATGATAAAGAATAAATACAAGTACAGGAAATGCAGAAGAAGTTTAGGGGGCAAGGGAAAAAATAAACCCAGATGACATCAAAAATGAAGACCTGACCAAAATAGCCAAGGTAACTATTGGTATACAAATAAGGGCCTATATTCAGTTTGTCAAAGTCGAAccgctggtcccagatctgtttttaaGATCATATATATACGATTGTATGGACAGGTGTGGACCTGATCCTACAACagcactctgagatgctttgtgaataaaGGACATTTTGCCTTTTTCTATAGACTTTGATCGTGTTTGATGCTGTATGTATCAACATTTGATGATATTTATATCTGATTTTCAGATTGAGATTGGTGAGAATTCCTTCAGTCAAGAGTTACATGTTGAACAGATGCAGGTGGAATGCCAAGAAAAGAGACCGAACATCAGTTCCCTACAAGACAAAACGAAAAGGACTGAAAAATAACGTTTTTATGAAACAAGGCACCAAGGACATCTTAAAACTGTACCCAGCACTCCATTTGTCAGCCATTGTAAGTAGACAAAAAGTCTGATAGAAAGAAATGGTAAAAAGCACAACTAATGTAACATAACCAGGTACTTCCATCTGAATCTAAGATATATTGATGATGCATTATAAACAAATAGACTTTCAGATTTTCTCAGAGATGAGAAGCAAATTCGTTATGGATGTGGACAGAAACATTCTGTCCGGATTCGACCCAATGGCCGACAAAATCATTGCAGAGGGGGGTGTGCCGTGGAGTTGCTGAATCTCTACAATAATGCAGCTGTTCTAATTCTATTGATTCTAATCCCGCCATTTTATTACTCACCCTATTACACAGGCCTGAAGGTCACAGCAGCCATTTTATTACACACCCTATTACACAGGTCTGAAGGTCACTGCAGCCATTTTATTATTCACCCTATTACACAGGTCTGAAGGTCACTGCAGCCATTTTATTACACACCCTATTACACAGGTCTGAAGGTCACTGCAGCCATTTTATTACACACCCTATTACACAGGTCTGAAGGTCACTGCAGCCATTTTATTACTCACCCTATTACACAGGTCTGAAGGTCACTGCAGCCATTTTATTACACACCCTATTACACAGGTCTGAAGGTCACTGCAGCCATTTTATTACTCACCCTATTACACAGGTCTGAAGGTCACTGCAGCCATTTTATTACTCACCCTATTACACAGGCCTGAAGGTCACTGCAGCCATTTTATTACTCACCCTATTACACAGGTCTGAAGGTCACTGCAGCCATTTTATTACACACCCTATTACACAGGCCTGAAGGTCACTGCAGCCATTTTATTACTCACCCTATTACACAGGTCTGAAGGTCACTGCAGCCATTTTATTACTCACCCTATTACACAGGTCTGAAGGTCACTGCAGCCATTTTATTACTCACCCTATTACACAGGTCTGAAGGTCACTGAAGCCATTTTATTACTCACCCTATTACACAGGTCTGAAGGTCACTGCAGCCATTTTATTACTCACCCTATTACACAGGTCTGAAGGTCACTGCAGCCATTTTATTACTCACCCTTTTATTACACAGGTCTGAAGGTCACTGCAGCCATTTTATTACTCACCCTATTACACAGGTCTGAAGGTCACTGCAGCCATTTTATTACTCACCCTATTACACAGGTCTGAAGGTCACTGCAGCCATTTTATTACTCACCCTATTACACAGGTCTGAAGGTCACTGCAGCCATTTTATTACTCACCCTATTACACAGGTCTGAAGGTCACTGCAgccattttgctcctcccctaCCTGTTCAAAGAAGATCCAAGTGGGTACGTCACAGGGTATGTATTTCCCAacagacaaataaataaatgcaaaGTTAGTAGTAATGTGTAAGGTGTGCTGTGCTCAGTTGTTAACTTACTGTTTGAAATATGATTTGAGTAACCTTCATTTTACTTTTTTTGTTTGACTTTTTTACAGTGAGGGGAATACCTTTACGGATGAGAGCCACATTCAACTCTTCCTGGATGGAGAGGAGCTACTCATTAAAGAGCTGGAGGACATCTCCATGGATTGGGAGTGGCAATGGGGGTCCATTTCCTTTTTAATATTGAGTATGCAGCATCATTAAAAAGCACTACGCTGTTCATTCAGATGTGTTCTGGGAATTGATGAGGGAGATAAATTACCAACAAATGTAGGAATGGCTAACTTTTTGCTGTAGAGATGGATAAGGGAGACCAGAGATTTCTGGGACGTCTGCAAGTGAGATTTCTGGGACGTTTAAAGTCAATAAAATGAATTTGTGACTTTACAAGTTCACCACTCAatgttatttgtattattattgttcatagtattattattgttattgttcataaTGGAATACATGGGTCATAAAAGTTTCCTACAGGAACCTTAACGCCCTAAAAGGTTATTTGAGGAACCTTTTTAAAAGATTCCTCAGGGAAAAGGTTCCTGAAagcaaagagagttccaaacctctctgacaATGGGCGAATTCGATTATAGACCGGACACCGGTCTGTGGCCTGTACATGTTATCAACAAGGCAGCATGTTGCATCATCCAGAAACGCACATCTCCTTTCTACAAAATACATGTTCgatttgttttttttgggggggggttgcgCCACGGGATTTTCTTTCAGGAGTAGAGGTTTCTCCTCCGTGTGTTGCGATTATTCCCTGTGTGTGGCGACTTCGTTTGGGCGTGTTCTTCCACCTGTTGTTGTTGAGTTGGGACTTCTAATAAACGATTGTGCTACTGGGGCTTCCTTGCTCTCCTGCTCATGAGTCCTGAACCTCCCTCATTTTAGGAGGCACGCAACACATACCCAGGCCAGATTAATCAAATCCCCTCATCCTCCGCTATTTTTCAGTCGcccctcacccccacccccactcagACAGTCCTTGGTAAATTCACTCTTGAGAAATATTTTCTTGCTAAAAAGCTATTGTTGCCCATTTTAATGGACATCTAAAAGAAGCTGCCTTTAACTCAATtactttttaccccctttttcgtggtaccCAATTGTTGTTAGTAATAACTATCTTGTCtcaaccaatgtgtcagaggaaacaccgtgcaccttggttagcgtcgccccacggacatcctaggccaattgtgcgtcgccccacggacctcccggtcgcactagcgcgaacccagagtctccgGTGGCACCGCTGgcgctgccttagaccactgcaccacccgggagttAACTCAATTAAATTTGTGTTCCTCTGTGAACTTGAAATTTGAGATTTAAGGCACGTTCCAGTATAGGTTGTTTTCATTGCCAGGCACTCTTCACAGATGATCAGATGAGAAATGCACTTAATCCCATTGCGCCACACTCTAATAAGAAAAGGTTTCTGGAGGCACCTTTAGGTGTTCCTCAGATTGCAACACTGGCGGAACCCCTATAGGTGCTTAAATGTTATATTAGGAATGGACCTTAGAGTAATGTGAGTGCATTTTTTTTCTCAAGAGCATTGGAAAGCTATGTAAATGTTAAATTTGACAGCAAGAAATAGCTTGCAAGTTTCCCAAGAAACTAGATAGGTGTCGTTTAGTCTTCAGCATTGGTACAGGTTTCATTTGAAAGATTCCTCAGTGAAATGGGGCCACAGACAGGGCCCAGATAGGCTACGTCATACTTTTTGGGCGTGGACCAAGTTAGCAAGCTAGGAGCTAGCTAGCAGAAACAGACCGCCCTGACACCCCGAAACACAGCTAGCTATACTACCAATCGTGGTAGTGATAATATTGTCACTGAATTCAAATTAACAGGTATCTATGTTTATTTTTCAACGAATGTGATTTGTGATAATACCTTTAGCTTGTGAGTCCTTGCTTGCTGTTTAGGTCAGACAATTTGATCAAGCTAGCAAGCCAGGTAGCGAACGTTAAGCGCTAACTTATCTAGCTAACGCCAGGCCTGACATTTGTGTCTGATTGTCGCCGATAATGAAATTATTCTTATCTAATAACGTTAGACACATTGACTTAATCTAGCTAGTTTGTTATGTGTAAATTAAATAGTATGTTTCGTGATAATGgatttagctagccagctaaatgAATATAactgacgttagctagctagaagcAACAATGCGCTAGCCTGTGAGATAGCTAATCATGTCTTGTGACGTTATACATTCTAAATCGCTGCAAATGCTACATAACTTCATTCACTTACCTAAAAGTAAAATACAATGTTGATGGCCAGCTAGGTAACTAGCTAGCTGAGTAAAGGTAATTAGCTAACGTTATCTAAGCATTGCAAACATACTGTACCCTGATGCTTCTTTACTTTCCTCAGGTTTAAGAGAATACCAACCATGTCTGATGGAGAGGGTTACGTGGTGCGTGTGAGAGGCCTACCATGGTCCTGCTCTGTGGATGAAGTACGGAGGTTCTTCTCAGGTAATAACACCTTTACGATAAAACCTGAATAGCTTGCTACAACACCTTTATAGCCAACACCTCTCACATCTGAGATAACTGTGAGTCCCTCTACCCTCTTCTTGGCATATAGATTGTAAAATCGCCAACAATGGCACCAGCATCCATTTTACCTCCACGCGTGAGGGCCGACCCAGCGGAGAGGCCTTCGTTGAGCTGGAGAATGAGGATGACCTGAAGATCGCTGTGAAGAAGGACAGAGAAACCATGGGCCACAGATATGTGGaaggtgtgtgtatttgtgtgtcacTGTCCAAGTCTTCCTGAAGTTTCAATGTTTGCAGCTGAAGCATAATATGTGCCTTGGGACTTCACTTTAGGCTACATTTCTTAACCTTTTACACTATGTAACACTAGCAGTAGTGACTTTGGTCTTTGTGTTGACTTGACTTGTTTGTCCACAGTGTTTAAATCTAACAACGTGGAAATGGACTGGGTGATGAAACATTCTGGTCCAAACAGCCCAGAAACGACTGGAGACGGCCTAGTCAGGCTCCGAGGCCTCCCCTTCGGCTGCAGCAAGGAGGAGATTGTCCAGTTCCTCTCAGGTACCAGTAGCTAGCTCCCACTGGTTCACATGAACACCCCCATAACATCCTGTAGGAGGAGGTAAACCGTCCTCAGCCCTCATCAATGATCCAGGATAATTTACAttgttcagtcatttagcagataatcttatccagagcgacttacattaTATAAGCTATAGTTTGTCCAGGATTTCCCCCATCACCTAAGTTTCTCTATCACTGGTTTGGTCCCAACAAacactttttttaaatgaattattCTGTACAATAATTTGGCCTGACATGCTAGTCCCGTCTGTCACTTTTCTTTGACAGTTGTCCTTTGGTGTTTTCCCATGAATCCACTATATCATAACAAAGATGTAATTCATCCCACTGGGACAATTATAGAATGGGTGGGTACTAAAGGTAACACAAGTACTGCCAGAGCCACTTATTTTCATTCCTTCACACCTACAGTCGCTTCCTCTTCTGTatcctctctttcgctctcattTTCTCCCTCTCATTTGCTCTCTAATTTTCTCCCCCTAATTTTCTCCTTCTAATTTTCTCCTTAATTttctcaccttttctctctctcgacactctttcctctcatcctcctttATGTTCCCCCAAATGCAGTAAAAGTAAGTAGCCTGAATGGTTGCTGAGTCTCATTGGTTAAAAATACTCACctggtatgtacagtacatgtcatAATGCATAGTTTTCATGAATAAATAAAGCAACAACAGAGAAAGTTACCTTTCTGTAACTGGGCATGTGATTTACTGTGTCCCCCACTGGGGTTATCTGTCCTTGGGTTGAAGGGTTGGAAATCGTGCCAAATGGGATAACATTGCCGCTGGACTTCCAGGGGAGGAGTACGGGGGAGGCCTTCGTGCAGTTTGCTTCACAGGATATAGCTGAAAAGGCTCTAAAGAAACACAAGGAAAGAATAGGGCACAGGTGGggatggttggttggttggctggatAAAGTTGCTGTTCTTATGGTGTACAACTTACAAACATTAACAGGTATAACTGACACTCAACAAAACAGTTAATTTAAGACAACACATACTCAGATATTGATTGTAAAGACACATAGTTACAATATTAGATCAGAACACACTAACACTCATTCACTCACAGCAGTCTTTGGGAAAATGAAGCACATTCTCTTGTTCTTAAACCATTGGGAGATAGATCATACTCTGAGTTTAGTGCCGAGGTGTCTTGTAAGCTCTCAGGTTTGTCACCAAGTTTGGTTGAGAGTGCAGAGTAAAAAttgcagttgaatttgggcatatCCATTTGACCCTGATTCTTAAGAGTGAAGCTGATTGGTTCCTGGGCACTAAACATCACTACAGGTAGCCAATAGACAGACAGGATTCTCCCAGGTGTTCTAACTCACTGAGGGCCAATCAACACGAGGACACGGACCCTGCACACTGTCACTCACAGGTAATGCTCAGAGAGTGGGTCTCCATGGataacaacaggacaatgaccatagcAGGGACAGATTGTACTGTAACATCAGTGTTAACTGTATCGGGTATCTGCAGGTGACCATAAGAAAAGTGCCTGTTGTACTGTCAAGGCTTTTATACTAGACAGTATACTGTTACCCACCAGATCAAGTCTCACATAGTTCAAGACTCACCTACCTATGGAGCAGTACTGCACTTGGCAGCACTTGTCCTGAATTGCCCAACTTTATCAGTACCCTCAATGACAAGCAAATACACCAAAATGTCAGCTTATCACCTGCATATTGAACACCCAACTTTATTGGTACCCTTTCCATTTGAACAGACACATTGATTCAGCCTTAGGAGCTGTACACTAACTAGCTCTAGTCTACACCTCCTCCTGTGTGTGGTGGTCTTCATggtggtgtgtgtactgtatgtatctcaGGTACATTGAGATCTTCAAGAGCAGCCGTGCCGAGGTGAGGACCCACTACGAACCCCAGAGGAAACCTATGGGGATGCAGAGACCGGGGCCCTATGACAGACCGTCTGGGGGCCGTGGGTACAACATGATGGGGGGCCGAGGAGGCGGCTCCTACGACAGGGCTAGACGCGGAGGCTAtggtggaggtgtgtgttggggagagggtgtgtgtgatgtCTGCACAGTGTAAGAAGATCTTGTTTTGTTTCAGCCGACTGGATTAATTGGGAGCCATTATCAGTCATAAATGTTTATGGATCATAACATGATGTCTCCCAGTCATGCTCTTCCTAGCCCTCTATCATGACAGTATGTCTCCAGTCATGCTCTTCCTAGCCCTCTATCATGACGGTATGATGTCTCCCAGTCATGCTCTTCCTAGCCCTCTATCATGACGGTATGATGTCTCCCAGTCATGCTCTTCCTAGCCCTCTATCATGACAGTATGATGTCTCCAGTCATGCTCTTCCTAGCCCTCTATCATGACAGTATGATGTCTCCAGTCATGCTCTTCCTAGCCCTCTATCATGACAGTATGATGTCTCCAGTCATGCTCTTCCTAGCCCTCTATCATGACAGTATGATGTCTCCAGTCATGCTCTTCCTAGCCCTCTATCATGACAGTATGATGTCTCCAGTCATGCTCTTCCTAGCCCTCTATCATGACAGTATGATGTCTCCAGTCATGCTCTTCCTAGCCCTCTATCATGACAGTATGATGTCTCCAGTCATGCTCTTCCTAGCCCTCTATCATGACGGTATGATGTCTCCAGTCATGCTCTTCTTAGCCCTCTATCATGACAGTATGATGTCTCCAGTCATGCTCTTCCTAGCCCTCTATCATGACGGTATGATGTCTCCAGTCATGCTCTTCCTAGCCCTCTATCATGACGGTATGATGTCTCCAGTCATGCTCTTCCTAGCCCTCTATCATGACAGTATGATGTCTCCAGTCATGCTCTTCCTAGCCCTCTATCATGACGGTATGATGTCTCCAGTCATGCTCTTCCTAGCCCTCTATCATGACGGTATGATGTCTCCCAGTCATGCTCTTCCTAGCCCTCTATCATGACGGTATGATGTCTCCAGTCATGCTCTTCCTAGCCCTCTATCATGACGGTATGATGTCTCCAGTCATGCTCTTCCTAGCCCTCTATCATGACAGTATGATGTCTCCAGTCATGCTCTTCTTAGCCCTCTATCATGACGGTATGTCTCCAGTCATGCTCTTCCTAGCCCTCTATCATGACAGTATGATGTCTCCAGTCATGCTCTTCCTAGCCCTCTATCATGACGGTATGATGTCTCCATGCCCCAGACCAGTCTCTCCATAACTAAGGTGTATGTGTCTAACCTCAGGTGTGTCTGATGGGCGGTATGGTGACAGTAGCTCCTCCTTCCAGAGCACCACGGGTCACTGTGTTCACATGAGGGGTCTGCCCTACAGAGCCACAGAGACTGACATCTACAATGTGAGTTCTAGGATCTCCTACTAAGAATGGTCTATGTGAGAGATGATGAGAATaacactgctccctctctctctccgtagtTCTTCTCTCCTCTGAACCCAGTGAGAGTGCATGTAGAGATCGGGCCAGACGGCAGAGTGACAGGAGAGGCTGACGTGGAGTTTGCTACACATGAGGATGCTGTGGCAGCCATGTCGAAGGACAAGGCCAACATGCGTGAGTCTTTTTATACGTTTTAGCCGGCCACCGCCATTATGAAAGGCACTCTTAAAAaatgtttctctcttcctccccagccTTCCCACCTTAATATGATGAAATGCATGTACTAACCAGCTGTCTCTGTCCTGCAGAGCACCGCTATGTGGAGCTGTTCCTGAACTCTACAGCAGGGGGCAGTAATGGCTCGTACGGCAGTCCGATGCAGGGGGGTATGGGAAGCCAGTCCTCCTATAGCAGTGGAGGGCTGAGCTCTGGATACTCTGGAGGCTACAGCAGCCAGGGCAGCATGGGAGGTTACAGTGACTATAGTGAGTATCAGCTCTGTAAAACACACCCACCTGTTCACATGTATCTACGCATGACCCGGACTATCAAGCTTTAGACTGTGTGATCTCTGAACTCCTCGGTCCTATagtgtgtatctctctcctgtcaggtAACCAGGGCGGTATGAGCAGCAGTTACTATGGCGGCAGTGGAGGCAGGAGTTCCAATGGCCTGGGGTCAGGATGGGGGATGTAGGTCTTTAACCCAGCATGTGTTCGGCTGGAAGGACTGGAATTGTAGTTCCCACCTGGTCTTTTGGATGGGTTTTGTAGTTCTGAGCCAATTTATAGTGAGGGTTGGGAAATGTATTGTTTTAGACTGATTGTATTTATGATTGAGGCTCCTTTGAAGTTAGGTTGGTAGAAATGAGAGCTGTTTTgtttccatcctctcctcctgttgttaATGACATGACTGCAGCAACACAAACTATGACcgtgtgtgttttgttgttttaACGAAGATTCAAAACAACCAACTGTGATTGACCCAGTCTGTCTATTTAACCCACAGTAGTTCACTTCGTTGATCTGAGCTTTTATTTGACCATTAAGTGACTGACTTCAGGGTTGGGGTAAATTaaatttaaattccagtcaattcagaaagcaaaccaaattccaattctaCATTTTCATAAGTGAAAAGCATTGACCCTGCCGGACTGTCATATCTGAACCAACACTTCTGTAAATAGTCCTAGACTTTTCTCCAGTAGCTGCAAAGATATCTAGCCTTTCTGTTGAAGTCTGAAACAATGTTAAAATAATGGTGTGTGAAGTTGTCATTTTACATGGTGAACCAAGAGCACGTTTAAGTTAGTTTTATATGGGAGGGTTTGAGGGAATTCTCCACGAGGGATGGATGCTTTACTTAGTTGGCAAACAAACCTGAAGTGTTTCTGTTTAAGGTTTCTTTCTGCCTATGCAGAATTCTTTGTATTTCTTGTAAAGTGAATACAATTTGAAGATGTTTTACATGTCTTTGTTTGTCTTGTTTGAGGTGAGTAGTTTCCTATACAGTCAAGAAGAAACTCATTCAGATAAGTTTTTATTAAATATCTTGATAGAAAACGTTGCTCAACCCCCCCCATATGACTGGCCCGAAAATGGCTGTTAGTATGCATAAAACTCATTATATACattctgaaataacacatcaaGATACTAATATGTCTAAGAACATTCCTTTGCGTCACGAAGTGAAACTTTCACATGATTCTATCTATATAAATCAGCTCTAAGACCTTTTCAAAGCTAAATGAAAAACTTCTGCTCTAAATTACTATAATAAAGTCAATCAACGTTGCTTTTCTTGAACTGACCTTCAATAATAGCATTGAAATAGTTCATCTGACATTTCCCCACAATTGAGGGATTGTTGCATAGTCAGTCATTCATATTACAACAAACACTGATGTTCCAATACCCTGTGGCTCCCTTCAACGACAACTATCATTTTAAATGTGGCATCTTAGAGGGTATATATGGAGTATAACTGGGAATGGAGTTTGTAACAATGAACAATTAGCCCCACTGACTCACTATTGTTTATTGATCTTATTTAGTGAAATCCCTCCAGATGAGTTTAAAAGAGAGAAGGCAGTATTAGCCCAAGAGGAGGGTAGAACCCTCTACAGTTCAAAAGTCAACCGTGCCCAAAGATCCCGATTTTCAGGTAAGTTGCGAAACAACTTTATAGCTCACACCAAATCTCCTGCTCAAATTGGATTAAAATGTGTTCTCAATGACCAAGAGTACTGTGGGCTTTGAGCACAGCCTAGAGAGAAGAAAGATTGagtgtctgcttgtgtgtgtcaAGAGGAGTGTGTGAGGGTCTACTTGTGTGTGTcaagaggaggtggaagaggtgcTCCTCTGCAGCAGTAGG
This genomic stretch from Oncorhynchus tshawytscha isolate Ot180627B linkage group LG21, Otsh_v2.0, whole genome shotgun sequence harbors:
- the LOC112221189 gene encoding heterogeneous nuclear ribonucleoprotein H-like isoform X1, whose product is MSDGEGYVVRVRGLPWSCSVDEVRRFFSDCKIANNGTSIHFTSTREGRPSGEAFVELENEDDLKIAVKKDRETMGHRYVEVFKSNNVEMDWVMKHSGPNSPETTGDGLVRLRGLPFGCSKEEIVQFLSGLEIVPNGITLPLDFQGRSTGEAFVQFASQDIAEKALKKHKERIGHRYIEIFKSSRAEVRTHYEPQRKPMGMQRPGPYDRPSGGRGYNMMGGRGGGSYDRARRGGYGGGVSDGRYGDSSSSFQSTTGHCVHMRGLPYRATETDIYNFFSPLNPVRVHVEIGPDGRVTGEADVEFATHEDAVAAMSKDKANMQHRYVELFLNSTAGGSNGSYGSPMQGGMGSQSSYSSGGLSSGYSGGYSSQGSMGGYSDYSNQGGMSSSYYGGSGGRSSNGLGSGWGM
- the LOC112221189 gene encoding heterogeneous nuclear ribonucleoprotein H-like isoform X2; translation: MSDGEGYVVRVRGLPWSCSVDEVRRFFSDCKIANNGTSIHFTSTREGRPSGEAFVELENEDDLKIAVKKDRETMGHRYVEVFKSNNVEMDWVMKHSGPNSPETTGDGLVRLRGLPFGCSKEEIVQFLSGLEIVPNGITLPLDFQGRSTGEAFVQFASQDIAEKALKKHKERIGHRYIEIFKSSRAEVRTHYEPQRKPMGMQRPGPYDRPSGGRGYNMMGGRGGGSYDRARRGGYGGGVSDGRYGDSSSSFQSTTGHCVHMRGLPYRATETDIYNFFSPLNPVRVHVEIGPDGRVTGEADVEFATHEDAVAAMSKDKANMQHRYVELFLNSTAGGSNGSYGSPMQGGMGSQSSYSSGGLSSGYSGGYSSQGSMGGYSDYIR